A genomic stretch from bacterium includes:
- the atpG gene encoding ATP synthase F1 subunit gamma produces the protein MAMMRDIKRRIKSIKNIQQITRAMMLVAAAKMKKAEMSITSARPYAYGLNEILSSLALRVEREEDYPLLLKRQVKTSGLLMFTSQRGLCGGFNTNLIKNVFHYLEEERDKSIDIKLMIIGRKGFNFFKRFDYNIPFTLPTPDQVTYKFAEELTKRVIDLYTSNEIDEITCVYNEFKSVFRQQVVREKLLPIIPLSPPSSKIVSEYLYEPSKKEILNTLLEKHIVVQLHRILLESQASEHAARMVAMESATTNAKKMINELWLSFNRARQSSITKEIAEITGTAEALKG, from the coding sequence ATGGCGATGATGCGTGATATAAAAAGAAGGATAAAATCGATTAAAAATATCCAACAAATTACTCGAGCAATGATGCTTGTTGCCGCCGCTAAAATGAAGAAAGCAGAGATGAGTATTACTTCTGCCAGACCTTATGCCTATGGGTTAAATGAGATTCTCAGCAGTCTGGCATTAAGGGTAGAAAGAGAAGAAGATTATCCACTACTTTTAAAACGGCAAGTTAAAACATCAGGATTACTTATGTTCACTTCTCAAAGAGGGTTGTGTGGTGGATTTAATACCAATCTGATTAAAAATGTATTTCATTATTTAGAAGAAGAGCGTGATAAATCTATTGATATTAAATTAATGATAATCGGGAGAAAAGGATTTAATTTTTTTAAACGATTTGATTACAATATACCATTTACACTTCCTACACCTGACCAGGTTACTTATAAATTTGCAGAAGAACTAACAAAAAGAGTTATTGATTTATACACCTCTAATGAAATAGATGAGATAACTTGTGTCTATAATGAATTCAAATCTGTTTTTAGACAACAAGTAGTTCGAGAAAAATTACTGCCTATTATTCCCCTGTCACCTCCTTCTTCCAAAATAGTCTCAGAGTATCTCTATGAGCCTTCTAAAAAAGAGATACTAAATACCCTGCTTGAAAAACATATCGTTGTGCAGCTTCATCGTATTCTATTAGAATCACAGGCATCTGAACATGCAGCAAGAATGGTTGCGATGGAATCCGCGACAACTAATGCCAAAAAGATGATAAATGAGTTATGGCTTTCTTTCAACCGAGCAAGACAATCCTCTATTACGAAGGAAATAGCAGAAATTACAGGAACCGCCGAAGCACTTAAAGGATAA
- a CDS encoding glycosyltransferase family 2 protein — translation MNKVSIVIPAYNEEKSIGGLIDTLRENMQGYEYEIIVVDDASKDKTATITQDKGTCLIQLPKNRGYGFAIKTGIKKAKYEIIAIIDADRTYPVSEMPTLINSIGEYDMVVGARKKQKIPLIRRPAKFLLNMLANYLTEAQIPDLNSGMRVFKKDIALKFFNILPDRFSFTITITLAMLTNDYLVKFIPIDYLPREGKSKIRPIYDTYNFILLIIRTVMYFNPLKIFIPLSLTLFLIAMVVFCYSYFVLDKVMDISVIVILMSCVQVLAIGLLADLVDKRS, via the coding sequence ATGAATAAAGTAAGTATTGTTATCCCGGCTTATAATGAAGAAAAGAGTATTGGTGGTTTAATTGATACACTGCGTGAAAATATGCAGGGCTATGAGTATGAGATAATCGTGGTTGATGATGCCTCGAAAGATAAAACGGCTACGATTACTCAAGACAAAGGAACTTGTTTAATCCAACTTCCTAAAAATAGAGGATATGGTTTTGCGATTAAAACAGGTATTAAAAAGGCTAAATATGAAATCATAGCGATTATAGATGCAGATAGAACTTATCCTGTTTCAGAAATGCCAACACTAATTAATTCTATTGGTGAATACGATATGGTGGTTGGAGCAAGAAAGAAGCAAAAAATCCCACTTATCCGCAGACCAGCTAAGTTTTTGTTAAATATGTTAGCCAATTATCTTACTGAGGCACAAATCCCGGACTTGAATTCAGGTATGCGTGTTTTTAAAAAAGATATTGCCTTGAAATTCTTTAATATATTACCTGATAGATTTTCTTTTACCATTACGATTACTCTGGCAATGCTCACAAATGATTATTTAGTAAAATTTATCCCCATAGATTACCTGCCGCGAGAAGGCAAATCTAAAATAAGACCGATTTACGATACCTATAATTTTATCCTGCTTATCATTCGGACAGTGATGTATTTTAATCCTTTGAAGATATTTATTCCTTTGAGTCTGACACTATTTTTAATCGCAATGGTTGTTTTTTGCTATAGTTATTTTGTGCTTGATAAAGTGATGGATATTAGTGTCATTGTTATTTTAATGTCTTGCGTGCAAGTTCTGGCAATTGGACTTTTAGCAGATTTAGTGGATAAAAGGAGTTGA